From the genome of Devriesea agamarum, one region includes:
- a CDS encoding O-antigen ligase family protein: MANSSVTLTGSRETFARAVSDQAHRTVGIIRIPEFIGGLLLVTDGVNLPELNFPLSLVGVGLLVVTMIVRGSQRSLGRFSVAPVIFALALCFVVAVSITTDHSALASDWGRRALRIGALLLFAFLAAEGRMDLRSLLKGLFVGLIANTVLFYVGVAPDEYGGYLTGYLQDKNKAGLLYSCGGLLLLLLAKSRWQITGVVVFLAATTWLTGSRTSLTGLLVAFVWMLLVTRWSKWPRIVAAVVIMLVVDFVEQNFARVGEFASRLGSDELRGRIDAAASLKTAASPLQGRGLGEAYVIIDDNKWFYHNSYLSLLVEGGWIYALVIVGATVIIGFGPLRDTLYTREIRIAEGAMACLMVCAWKLGEVFLTNTWALVLMVSMVTVLMRDRGVSWDEVSVFNPRLSRALRKAQKMPASSSVPWRHS; this comes from the coding sequence ATGGCAAATAGCTCCGTAACGCTTACCGGTTCCCGCGAAACTTTCGCCCGCGCGGTCAGTGATCAGGCACACCGTACCGTCGGTATCATTCGTATTCCCGAGTTCATCGGCGGCCTGCTGCTGGTGACCGACGGCGTAAACCTCCCCGAGCTAAATTTCCCGCTGTCCCTTGTCGGAGTTGGACTGCTCGTGGTCACAATGATCGTGAGGGGCAGCCAGCGTAGCCTCGGTCGTTTCTCGGTAGCCCCCGTCATTTTTGCGCTCGCGCTGTGCTTTGTGGTGGCGGTCTCGATTACTACGGATCACTCGGCGCTTGCTAGTGACTGGGGACGGCGGGCACTGCGCATCGGGGCACTGCTTCTGTTCGCGTTCTTAGCGGCCGAGGGACGAATGGATCTGCGATCCCTTCTTAAAGGTCTGTTCGTCGGGCTTATCGCCAACACTGTGCTGTTTTATGTCGGCGTCGCCCCGGACGAATATGGCGGCTACCTCACTGGGTATCTTCAGGACAAAAACAAGGCTGGCCTGTTGTATTCCTGCGGCGGTCTGCTATTGCTGCTTTTGGCTAAAAGCAGGTGGCAGATCACGGGTGTGGTGGTATTTCTCGCCGCAACTACCTGGCTGACCGGTTCGCGTACCTCTTTGACCGGTTTGCTGGTTGCGTTCGTGTGGATGCTGCTGGTGACGCGGTGGAGCAAGTGGCCTCGGATAGTGGCCGCGGTCGTCATCATGCTGGTCGTGGATTTCGTGGAACAAAACTTTGCCCGCGTCGGCGAGTTCGCTAGCAGGCTCGGTTCGGACGAGCTGCGTGGTCGCATTGACGCCGCAGCCAGCCTCAAAACCGCGGCGTCACCCCTCCAAGGCCGTGGCCTGGGGGAAGCGTATGTGATCATCGATGACAATAAATGGTTCTACCACAATTCGTATTTGTCTTTGCTGGTCGAAGGGGGCTGGATCTACGCGCTCGTGATTGTGGGGGCCACCGTCATCATCGGGTTCGGGCCGCTTCGTGACACCCTGTATACCCGGGAAATTCGCATTGCAGAAGGCGCGATGGCTTGTCTCATGGTGTGCGCGTGGAAGCTCGGCGAAGTGTTCCTCACCAATACCTGGGCGCTGGTGCTGATGGTGAGCATGGTGACTGTTTTGATGAGGGATCGCGGAGTGAGTTGGGATGAGGTGTCCGTGTTCAACCCGCGGCTTAGCAGAGCCCTGCGCAAAGCGCAGAAGATGCCCGCGTCCTCCAGCGTGCCATGGAGGCATTCGTGA
- a CDS encoding glycosyltransferase family 4 protein: protein MSAIAIAANNGDIGGGEVMQLQIAEALRALGHQVLVVGPSTPGDLVAAAAERGFDTRVIACRDRRTYMAGLAWWRMRNPGIGLWCNGLVPAMATAGMGPRIVHLHRIPDRVQKPAVVLAQRGAARVLVPSRAMSDVIFGASVFENWTRDIPFAPGECAPIQPSSGEASSRGSTPGELLPGKPFSRQLSGRGAATRPLTIGFLGRLSRDKGVDVFARAMRQFHAEYPEQCRVLIAGESRFTDAEDRQVVAHALADIDGIAERVGWIRPEDFFRQVDIAVFPSVWTGESFGLVLAEAMAAGVPFLISEIPPFREVAGAHHRWSAPKGDAETIARTVRQMACADHLTDIRRARARWEKKYSPQAGLERVDRLLHALRQERTA, encoded by the coding sequence GTGAGTGCGATCGCGATTGCCGCAAATAACGGCGACATCGGCGGTGGTGAAGTGATGCAGCTTCAGATCGCTGAGGCTCTGCGCGCTCTTGGGCATCAGGTGTTGGTGGTGGGTCCATCGACCCCGGGAGACCTGGTGGCGGCTGCTGCCGAGCGCGGTTTCGATACCCGCGTCATCGCTTGCCGTGACCGCCGCACCTATATGGCCGGTCTTGCCTGGTGGAGGATGCGGAACCCGGGTATTGGGCTGTGGTGCAACGGGCTGGTACCGGCCATGGCGACCGCCGGCATGGGTCCGAGGATTGTGCATTTGCACCGGATCCCCGACCGTGTACAGAAACCGGCTGTAGTCCTTGCTCAGCGCGGCGCGGCACGTGTGCTTGTGCCGTCCCGGGCAATGTCCGACGTGATCTTCGGTGCCAGTGTCTTTGAAAACTGGACTCGCGACATTCCCTTCGCCCCGGGCGAGTGTGCCCCGATTCAACCATCCTCGGGTGAAGCATCATCTCGTGGGTCCACTCCAGGTGAGTTGCTCCCCGGTAAGCCGTTCTCGCGTCAGCTTTCCGGGCGAGGAGCCGCGACGAGGCCACTGACTATCGGGTTCCTTGGGCGTCTATCCCGCGATAAAGGTGTCGATGTTTTTGCGCGCGCCATGCGGCAGTTCCACGCCGAATACCCCGAGCAGTGCCGAGTATTAATCGCCGGAGAGTCACGCTTTACGGACGCTGAGGATCGGCAGGTGGTCGCCCATGCGCTCGCTGACATCGACGGCATTGCGGAGCGAGTCGGCTGGATCCGCCCCGAGGACTTCTTCCGCCAGGTCGACATCGCGGTATTTCCGTCAGTCTGGACGGGGGAGTCCTTTGGCCTGGTCCTCGCCGAAGCGATGGCAGCCGGGGTGCCATTCCTGATCAGTGAGATTCCACCGTTTCGGGAAGTCGCAGGGGCACATCACAGGTGGAGTGCCCCCAAAGGTGACGCGGAGACGATTGCGCGGACAGTGCGCCAGATGGCGTGCGCCGACCACCTCACCGATATCCGCCGTGCCCGGGCACGCTGGGAAAAGAAGTATTCACCGCAGGCGGGGCTCGAACGAGTGGACCGGTTACTGCATGCGCTCAGACAGGAGAGAACTGCGTGA
- a CDS encoding glycosyltransferase family 2 protein — protein MSTPRTSVIVPSRGGAHRLPTVFDGFAQQTDPDFEVIIVLDGDIDGSRAVVDAEHRFALRCVEFPENRGRVAALNAGFDAAQGSILVRCDDDLRVPPGFIAAHVHEHDDAAVRGEKVGVVGPTLNIFENTPYARAYGRRNAEAMLKHAYSRPSGETWRLWAANCSVTSALYREIGPYDSDYRYYGWEDVDYGYRIHCAGHLVVVSGGCQADHLGAAPNLTSRALRAYQSGAARRLFDAKHPEARLAPPQPGSGIWGLGVGTLARVLTEQRTRRVATVFDRLLGVVPTRVGEKLAALAVEAASVAGYRSARTPEVIL, from the coding sequence GTGAGCACTCCACGAACATCCGTGATCGTACCCTCGCGCGGAGGAGCTCATCGCCTCCCGACCGTGTTCGACGGTTTCGCACAGCAGACGGACCCCGACTTTGAAGTGATCATCGTGTTAGACGGCGATATCGACGGGTCCCGCGCGGTGGTGGATGCTGAGCACCGGTTTGCGCTGCGCTGCGTTGAGTTTCCGGAAAACCGTGGCCGGGTCGCGGCTTTAAACGCGGGTTTCGATGCCGCGCAGGGGAGCATTCTGGTCCGCTGCGACGATGATTTGCGTGTGCCGCCCGGATTTATCGCCGCTCACGTACACGAACACGACGACGCCGCTGTCCGCGGGGAGAAAGTCGGCGTCGTGGGACCGACCTTGAACATCTTCGAGAACACCCCCTATGCGCGGGCTTACGGCAGGCGCAACGCGGAGGCGATGCTGAAACATGCCTACAGCAGGCCATCGGGGGAGACCTGGCGGCTATGGGCAGCGAACTGTTCGGTGACTAGTGCCCTATACCGAGAGATAGGCCCTTACGATTCCGACTACCGCTATTACGGATGGGAGGATGTCGATTACGGCTACCGCATCCATTGCGCCGGTCACCTCGTTGTCGTCTCTGGCGGATGCCAGGCTGACCATTTGGGGGCCGCACCGAATCTCACCTCCCGGGCACTGAGGGCTTACCAATCTGGTGCGGCGCGGCGACTGTTTGACGCCAAGCATCCGGAGGCTAGGCTGGCGCCGCCACAACCGGGCTCCGGTATCTGGGGTTTGGGGGTTGGGACGCTTGCGAGAGTCTTGACCGAACAGCGCACTCGACGGGTGGCGACGGTTTTTGATCGCCTGCTCGGTGTGGTGCCGACCCGGGTGGGGGAAAAGCTGGCGGCGCTCGCGGTGGAGGCAGCTTCGGTGGCTGGGTACCGCAGTGCACGGACACCGGAGGTGATTTTGTGA
- a CDS encoding glycosyltransferase — protein MTGPRIAIAHDYLTQRGGAERLVLSICRAFPQAQVHTLFYAPDQTYPEYRDMDIRVSPLNRIGVFRRDPRLALPVLAGAASALKIEADVVIASSSGWAHAFPTTGRKIVYCHSPARWLYLPEDYLGDASPFDPKRLGLAVLRRPLTRWDQRAARAADMYVANSSVVRERIARVYGIDAPTLFPPYSPLLVDGAQTALPAIPGFNAGADYYVVVSRLQPYKNVDRVIDAFRTMPQRQLLVIGKGPLRERLMESAPDNVHFAEGLSDANMRWAYAHAKALVAASHEDFGLTPLEAGAHGVPTIALRAGGYLDTVRDGVNGLFFDQAEAKAIAGAIHTFEQRVWNSTAVRAQAETFAESLFIDKLRHCVRDLTKP, from the coding sequence GTGACGGGTCCGCGAATTGCCATTGCGCATGACTATCTCACTCAGCGCGGGGGTGCGGAACGGCTCGTGCTCTCGATCTGTCGGGCGTTTCCCCAGGCGCAGGTGCACACCCTGTTCTATGCGCCAGACCAGACCTATCCCGAATACCGGGACATGGATATTAGGGTCTCGCCGTTAAACCGGATCGGGGTTTTCCGTCGTGACCCGCGCCTGGCGTTGCCGGTTCTCGCCGGGGCAGCCTCGGCTCTAAAGATCGAGGCCGATGTGGTGATCGCATCCTCATCGGGTTGGGCGCACGCGTTCCCGACCACAGGCCGGAAGATCGTGTACTGCCATTCCCCGGCCCGGTGGCTGTACCTTCCGGAAGATTATCTGGGTGATGCGTCTCCGTTTGACCCGAAACGGCTGGGGCTTGCGGTGCTGCGCCGCCCGCTCACACGCTGGGATCAACGCGCCGCCCGGGCAGCCGACATGTATGTGGCGAATTCTTCTGTGGTGCGGGAGCGGATCGCGCGGGTATACGGAATCGATGCCCCCACGTTATTTCCGCCGTATTCACCGCTGCTGGTGGACGGCGCTCAAACCGCGTTGCCTGCGATCCCCGGTTTCAATGCGGGCGCCGATTACTATGTCGTGGTTTCTCGCCTGCAGCCATATAAAAATGTTGATCGCGTGATTGACGCTTTCCGCACTATGCCTCAGCGTCAGCTGCTGGTGATCGGTAAGGGTCCGCTGCGAGAGCGCCTGATGGAGTCTGCGCCGGACAATGTTCACTTCGCTGAAGGCCTGAGCGATGCGAACATGCGCTGGGCGTATGCCCATGCGAAGGCGCTGGTCGCAGCGAGTCATGAGGATTTCGGTCTGACGCCGCTCGAAGCTGGAGCACATGGGGTGCCCACCATTGCTTTGCGGGCGGGAGGGTATCTGGATACGGTTCGCGACGGGGTTAACGGGTTGTTCTTTGACCAGGCTGAGGCGAAGGCAATTGCTGGCGCGATACATACTTTTGAACAGCGTGTCTGGAACAGCACCGCGGTTCGTGCTCAGGCGGAAACGTTTGCGGAGTCGCTGTTTATCGACAAGTTACGGCATTGCGTCCGAGATCTGACCAAACCTTAG
- a CDS encoding glycosyltransferase, with amino-acid sequence MADTDPPPGVIASARLESSSKPEGSDRVQAATGTSMKSASPGMQYQVSVIIPCFRCDDFLPTQLDALAHQEDAPPFEVLLCDNGGNRDLAGLVERWRYVLPGLRIVDATARRGTAYARNRGMGEARAPKLLFADADDLVMPHWIARGSRQLDKAPAFSGGAISVTAELMEQGRSAVLDYVLPRVEPDDYEPLLSGSQDYPLLMGCSSGMTAQFAQAIGGYDVAFASQAEDNDLAFRIRNAGVPVLDASQVCIAYRQRKSSEKTFRQGMRAGLAHALLCARHNAWQSSPAYRGHWVLRPLKYVLETAQSRSRWDADSFGRQIGTAIGRLGFAMGRSIPAPELGVGMVRDSVPHDSVSRDCPSDSEESLTVDDAAPSEPVAGSDEVTVSVVIPCKNGAEVIGRQFDAIRASEDAPPFEVILVVNGSTDGTWNVAEEYRRQHPDFPLRIIGSAPGRAGARNTGALAARGKILAFCDADDQVFPRWLVELTNMVQQHHGIVGGQMMHTVVNSPKVLRAYGIDPNEPDRSLAPDPPLDDGSELRDVGEGNFAVWKDDYLAVGGMDESYEGGLEGTDYCVRSHLARIPINYCQRALIHYWLRNNPLGSFRQQRALARCKILFFVRFYKSGLSSGASLKWTVKGFIKSVLALLRWKSLSADKRFALMHDLGGHIGSLEGHVLYRFLRRIPKRKLIQR; translated from the coding sequence ATGGCTGATACCGACCCGCCCCCTGGTGTCATTGCGTCTGCTCGCCTCGAATCCTCCTCGAAACCAGAAGGGTCTGACCGGGTGCAAGCAGCTACGGGAACATCGATGAAGAGCGCTTCCCCGGGCATGCAGTATCAGGTGAGCGTCATTATTCCCTGTTTTCGCTGCGATGATTTTTTACCCACTCAGCTCGACGCTCTGGCGCATCAGGAGGATGCTCCGCCCTTTGAAGTGCTGCTGTGCGACAACGGTGGCAACCGGGACCTAGCCGGGCTGGTTGAACGCTGGCGGTATGTCTTGCCGGGCTTGCGGATTGTGGATGCGACAGCACGTCGAGGAACTGCTTATGCCCGCAACCGAGGCATGGGTGAAGCTCGCGCTCCTAAGCTCCTTTTTGCCGATGCTGATGACCTGGTGATGCCGCATTGGATTGCGCGCGGGAGCCGTCAACTCGATAAGGCGCCGGCGTTTTCAGGCGGAGCTATTTCGGTGACCGCGGAGCTTATGGAGCAGGGTAGGTCTGCGGTGCTCGATTATGTTCTGCCCCGTGTTGAGCCCGATGATTACGAGCCTTTGTTGAGCGGCTCCCAAGACTATCCGCTGCTGATGGGGTGCAGCTCGGGAATGACCGCACAGTTCGCACAGGCAATTGGCGGATACGATGTCGCCTTCGCGAGCCAGGCGGAGGACAATGACCTCGCTTTTCGCATCCGCAATGCGGGCGTGCCGGTTCTTGATGCTAGCCAGGTGTGCATCGCCTATCGTCAGCGAAAAAGCTCCGAAAAAACATTCCGACAGGGTATGCGAGCGGGACTGGCACATGCTCTGCTGTGCGCCCGACACAATGCCTGGCAGTCATCTCCGGCATACCGGGGCCATTGGGTTTTACGTCCATTAAAGTATGTACTGGAGACAGCGCAATCTCGTTCCCGCTGGGATGCAGATTCGTTCGGTCGGCAAATTGGTACGGCGATAGGAAGGTTAGGTTTTGCGATGGGGCGAAGCATCCCCGCTCCGGAACTTGGAGTAGGAATGGTCCGCGACTCTGTGCCTCATGATTCTGTGTCTCGCGATTGCCCCTCGGATTCTGAGGAGAGTCTGACCGTGGATGATGCTGCGCCCAGCGAGCCGGTGGCCGGCTCTGATGAGGTGACGGTGAGTGTTGTCATCCCGTGTAAAAATGGGGCTGAGGTTATTGGCCGCCAGTTCGATGCGATTCGAGCATCTGAAGATGCCCCGCCGTTTGAAGTCATTCTCGTGGTGAACGGTTCAACCGATGGAACCTGGAATGTTGCCGAGGAGTATCGACGTCAGCATCCGGATTTCCCGCTGCGGATTATTGGCTCGGCGCCGGGGCGAGCGGGCGCACGAAATACCGGGGCGTTGGCTGCCCGCGGAAAGATTCTGGCCTTCTGTGACGCGGATGACCAGGTTTTTCCGCGTTGGCTGGTGGAGCTCACCAACATGGTTCAGCAGCATCACGGCATTGTGGGTGGCCAGATGATGCACACGGTGGTCAACTCGCCCAAGGTGCTTCGCGCCTACGGTATTGACCCGAATGAACCGGACCGTTCGCTGGCGCCCGATCCGCCTTTGGATGATGGGTCTGAGCTGCGCGACGTGGGGGAAGGGAACTTCGCGGTCTGGAAAGATGATTACCTGGCGGTGGGCGGGATGGATGAGTCCTATGAAGGTGGGCTAGAGGGCACCGACTACTGTGTCCGGTCCCACCTGGCCCGGATTCCCATTAACTATTGTCAGCGCGCTCTTATCCATTACTGGCTGCGGAATAATCCGCTGGGATCCTTCCGTCAGCAAAGAGCCCTTGCCCGCTGCAAAATACTTTTCTTTGTGCGCTTTTACAAGAGCGGGCTCTCCTCGGGTGCAAGTCTTAAATGGACTGTGAAGGGCTTTATCAAGTCCGTCCTTGCCCTGCTGCGCTGGAAGTCGTTGTCGGCTGACAAGAGGTTTGCCCTCATGCATGACCTGGGCGGGCATATTGGGTCGCTGGAAGGTCATGTTCTCTACCGGTTCCTGCGGCGGATTCCCAAACGAAAACTGATCCAACGATAG
- a CDS encoding acyltransferase, translated as MGMGLGTRLRKAMFPLVMSDSVHGRHRWKLLKMLGVHGMESCFIQQRCIFRGFSTRIGEGSYINYGVYFDDNAPVILGRNVGVGPMTKFITASHRLGPSEHRISGGFAGGPIVVEDGCWIGANVTVLPNVTIGRGCVIGAGAVVTRDCEPDGLYVGVPARRIRDLDVEPKP; from the coding sequence ATGGGAATGGGCCTGGGGACTCGCCTGCGCAAAGCCATGTTTCCTTTGGTGATGTCCGATTCTGTTCATGGGCGCCACCGCTGGAAATTGCTCAAGATGCTCGGCGTGCACGGGATGGAAAGCTGCTTTATTCAGCAGCGCTGCATATTTCGCGGGTTTTCCACTCGTATTGGTGAAGGTAGTTATATCAATTACGGTGTCTATTTCGATGATAATGCGCCGGTCATCCTGGGTCGCAATGTCGGAGTGGGTCCGATGACGAAATTTATTACCGCATCGCACCGGCTCGGCCCGTCAGAGCATCGAATATCGGGAGGGTTTGCTGGTGGCCCAATTGTTGTTGAGGACGGCTGCTGGATCGGTGCGAACGTGACTGTTTTGCCGAATGTCACCATTGGGCGAGGCTGCGTTATTGGGGCGGGAGCGGTCGTCACCCGCGATTGTGAGCCGGACGGGTTGTATGTTGGTGTTCCCGCCCGCCGTATCCGCGATCTGGATGTTGAGCCAAAGCCATAA
- a CDS encoding glycosyltransferase family 1 protein: MTSSHPDSPHTPTHTPSHNPHTPTRIPSHNPPSAAPAASLNSAHAVGTAQPCLDIVVEGVSTGGWGPVGMMAQLAASTLPARLIRLDHMSPIAAADKLRLFLPPRRSGTRHLLVIAPNPEALNLILRDHSVRRRYASINGWVIDSFWSDRIPRIARTRGWYDHLYVMDDGDVADWMHNAAGTIGVLPWGADTLSVADVATSFPRPVDLLRVGRQPESWDHDAEITALAHKFGVAYAGRPGFGRTEEESMTLLHRALGSARAVLAFTNLLSPASYTHPTKDYLTGRWTDALAHGCVVVGAVPSASAARQLVPEWASIRIPHDDPAAGVQLVAEASHSWTPHLAKRIHRHARHQLDWRHRFAVIARDLDIQAPKLERELALLTE, from the coding sequence ATGACCTCGTCTCACCCCGATTCCCCGCACACGCCCACGCACACCCCTTCTCATAACCCACATACGCCCACGCGCATCCCTTCTCATAACCCGCCTAGTGCTGCTCCTGCGGCCTCGCTTAACAGCGCGCATGCTGTCGGCACTGCACAACCATGCCTGGACATCGTGGTGGAGGGCGTGTCCACCGGCGGATGGGGTCCCGTCGGGATGATGGCCCAGCTCGCCGCGTCCACCCTTCCGGCTCGGCTCATCCGCTTAGACCACATGTCGCCCATTGCGGCGGCCGATAAACTCCGCCTGTTTTTACCGCCACGCCGCTCAGGCACCCGACATCTTCTGGTCATCGCACCGAATCCTGAGGCCCTCAATCTCATTTTGCGCGATCATTCGGTCAGACGCCGTTACGCCTCAATCAACGGCTGGGTTATCGACAGCTTCTGGTCTGATCGGATTCCTCGCATTGCCCGGACCCGCGGATGGTACGACCACCTCTACGTCATGGATGATGGCGATGTTGCGGACTGGATGCACAATGCCGCCGGAACCATCGGGGTCTTGCCCTGGGGCGCGGACACCCTGTCGGTTGCTGATGTGGCGACGTCATTCCCTCGCCCAGTCGACCTCCTTCGGGTCGGCAGACAACCCGAATCCTGGGATCACGACGCCGAGATCACGGCCCTGGCCCACAAGTTCGGGGTGGCCTACGCGGGCCGACCTGGATTTGGCCGCACCGAAGAGGAGTCGATGACCCTGCTGCATCGCGCACTGGGATCAGCCCGTGCTGTCCTCGCATTTACCAATCTGCTCAGCCCAGCGAGCTACACCCATCCCACCAAGGACTATCTGACGGGCCGGTGGACTGATGCCCTCGCGCACGGCTGCGTAGTGGTGGGGGCGGTTCCTTCCGCGTCAGCTGCCCGGCAGTTAGTTCCTGAATGGGCGAGTATCCGCATTCCCCACGACGATCCCGCAGCTGGTGTGCAACTGGTCGCAGAAGCTTCTCATAGCTGGACCCCACACCTCGCGAAGAGAATTCACCGGCACGCCCGGCACCAGCTGGACTGGCGGCATCGGTTCGCGGTGATCGCACGTGATCTCGATATCCAGGCACCGAAACTGGAGCGCGAGCTAGCCCTGCTGACTGAGTGA
- a CDS encoding ABC transporter ATP-binding protein, with the protein MLSLLARAYRVMFTKRARWLLILNVIALYAVSMLDLVGVAAILPLAELAMGKNTDSGYLKLISDALGNPERTQLTVIMAAILVAAFAFKALFSLTVKWWSSGFIFGEQVRTSTRLMRTYLEEPYEQHRRREVPSILNSVSDATSTAYASVVNAVMAVVGEGLTILLIMILLIMTMPGPSLFAIGYFIVSVSILQLALARANRSLGAQLMNSIRHQWKTSLDAVSGFREARIHGVTNRFLERYRLARVRNTQQVRRLMLLTDLPKYAMEIIFIVGIAAVLVVVVMTAHGNDTITSITLFAAASVRILPSFIRLVSSLGAIRAGEKAVCIVLDQIEAASTPASGLGETEYPHLAAEHDHDQGQIVRVAEPDCPISLGIDAVSFRYVDGSEDVLKNVSLTIPAGTSIALCGSSGSGKTTLVDNILGLLEPRSGRILANGTDIRKNLRGWYASIGYVPQDVYILNGTVAENVAFGYLGHDIDRDRVEQCLRQAHVFDAVCEMPNGIDSHLGEGGARISGGQRQRIGIARALYSNPSLLILDEATSALDNETESRITSTIESLNGELTVIIVAHRLSTVKNVDQLAFMEHGEVTSIGTFSEVRDQNPAFARLVELGSLK; encoded by the coding sequence TTGCTCTCACTTCTCGCCCGCGCTTACCGCGTCATGTTCACCAAGCGGGCCCGCTGGCTTCTCATCCTCAACGTGATTGCGCTCTACGCCGTCTCCATGCTCGACCTCGTCGGAGTGGCGGCCATTCTGCCCCTGGCCGAGCTAGCCATGGGCAAGAACACCGACAGCGGATACCTCAAGCTGATTTCCGATGCCCTAGGAAATCCCGAACGGACGCAGCTCACCGTCATCATGGCCGCGATCCTCGTTGCCGCCTTCGCTTTTAAAGCCCTTTTTTCACTCACGGTGAAGTGGTGGAGCAGCGGCTTTATCTTCGGAGAACAGGTGCGTACCAGCACCCGCCTCATGCGCACGTATCTAGAAGAACCCTATGAGCAGCATCGCCGCCGTGAAGTGCCGAGCATCTTAAATTCCGTCAGCGATGCAACGTCAACCGCTTACGCATCTGTTGTTAACGCCGTCATGGCTGTGGTCGGCGAAGGCCTTACGATCCTTCTCATCATGATTCTGTTGATCATGACGATGCCCGGCCCATCACTGTTTGCCATCGGTTACTTCATCGTCTCCGTATCCATTTTGCAGTTAGCGCTCGCGCGGGCTAACCGCTCGCTCGGCGCCCAGCTCATGAACAGCATTCGGCACCAGTGGAAAACCTCCTTGGACGCTGTATCCGGTTTCCGCGAGGCCCGGATTCACGGGGTTACCAATCGCTTTTTAGAGCGGTACCGCCTGGCCCGGGTGCGCAACACTCAGCAGGTCCGTCGGCTGATGCTGCTGACCGATCTTCCGAAATACGCCATGGAGATCATCTTTATTGTCGGCATCGCGGCGGTGCTGGTGGTAGTTGTGATGACAGCCCACGGAAACGACACCATTACCTCCATCACCCTGTTCGCCGCGGCCAGTGTTCGCATTCTTCCCAGCTTCATCAGATTGGTCAGCTCACTCGGCGCGATCCGGGCCGGAGAAAAGGCTGTCTGCATCGTCTTAGATCAGATTGAAGCGGCCAGTACCCCGGCATCGGGCCTTGGCGAGACCGAATACCCGCACCTCGCCGCAGAACACGACCATGACCAGGGTCAGATCGTCCGGGTGGCCGAGCCTGATTGCCCGATCAGCCTGGGCATCGACGCAGTCAGCTTCCGATACGTCGATGGTTCCGAGGACGTGCTGAAAAACGTGTCCCTCACAATCCCTGCTGGCACCTCAATTGCCCTGTGTGGATCCAGTGGCTCCGGTAAAACCACATTGGTGGACAACATTCTGGGGCTTTTAGAGCCGCGCAGCGGACGCATTCTGGCCAATGGCACCGATATCCGCAAGAATCTTCGGGGCTGGTATGCCTCCATTGGATACGTGCCCCAAGACGTCTATATCCTCAACGGCACTGTCGCCGAGAACGTGGCGTTCGGATATCTCGGTCACGATATTGATCGTGACCGGGTCGAACAATGCCTGCGCCAGGCCCATGTCTTTGACGCGGTCTGTGAAATGCCGAACGGAATTGATTCCCACCTCGGTGAAGGCGGTGCGCGTATCTCCGGGGGGCAGCGTCAACGCATCGGGATTGCCCGGGCACTGTATTCAAATCCGAGTCTTCTCATCCTCGACGAAGCCACCAGCGCCTTGGACAATGAAACGGAAAGCCGGATAACCAGCACCATAGAGTCGCTGAACGGAGAGCTAACGGTCATTATTGTCGCCCACCGGTTATCTACGGTGAAGAATGTTGATCAGCTTGCCTTTATGGAACACGGTGAAGTCACCAGTATCGGCACCTTCTCTGAGGTGCGCGATCAGAATCCCGCATTCGCGCGGCTCGTCGAGCTCGGCTCCCTGAAATGA